The window CCGTGCAGCTCCTCCAAGCTGACCATCACTCCGCGCGCCACCGGTTTGGCCCGCCGGCGCGCGCGCGGCTCGCCGAAAATATCCTCTTCGCTGTAAAGATACAGCCCGTCGCGCTCCAGCGCGGTGCCGGCGGCGATCTCTCCGTGGATAATCGCCGGTCGCGGGTCCTCGCTCTCAAGCCAGCGCCGAAAATCGGAAACCTCGCCGTTGACCTCGAAGCCGTAAGCTTCCAGATGGCGGCGTAGACGGGTGGCCTGGCTGGCGCTATAGACCGCAAACAGGGCGCGGTCGCGCCCGCGCTGGATGGAGCGCAACTCCTCGGCCAGCGGCTCGAAGGAAGGCGCTTTGCGCGGCTCGCCGGCAGCCAGCAGACGCAAGCTGGGCTTGGAGTTGACCTCGATCGGCGGGGCGTACCCTTCGTGCGGCCCGCGAATAGTCACCAGGGAACCCACTTCGACGACCATCTGCCCTTCCCATCGTTGGCTCAGCTCATCCACCGACAGATAAAGGCTGGCTGGGTCGGGAAAGAAGCGATGCTGCTCGAGATTGGCGGCGGCAGCCGCCGCCACCTGGTCGGCGAAAATGTGAGCCTGGGCCAAGATCCGCCCGGGTTCGACAAGCCACCACAGCGCGCCCGAGGGAAGATAATCGAACAGTGTCTCCAAGGGCTCCTCGTGCATGTAGGGCAGCAGATTCTCGACCCCTGGAAACAGCAACCCAGTCTCCAGCGTTTCGGTCAGCTCGGCCACTTCTTTGCGCACCAGCGCGATCTCGGCTGCACGTAATTCCACCCGCTCGCGCAGCTTGCGTTCGCGCACCGCGCCAGGCGGTACCAGTCGGGCCGCAATCGCGATAGCTTCATTAATTTCGCCCAAGGAGCGCTGATCGCCAGGGTCGAAGAAGCGGATTGAAACCAATACGTCATCTTCCAGCTCCAGCCGCAGCGGATGCTTGTACAGCGGCGAGAACAAATCGACTATCCCGCCGCGCACGCTGAAATCGCCCGGCTCTTCGGTTTGCGGCAAGCGTTGATAGCCAATCGCAACCAAGCCCTGAACCAAGCCCTCGAGGTCGATGCCGTCGCCGGCGGTAAGCTTCAAGACGGAAGCATCGAAGCTGGCCCGCGGGTTGATGCGCGTCATCAGCGCTTCGATCGAAGTAACAACCAGCGGCGCCGCAAGCCGGCGCAAGGCGTATAGCGCTACGAATCCCGCGCTTTGGTTGTCCAGCAAGGGCGAGAGCCGTTCCAGCGGCGCCACCTGCCAGCCCGGATAAATATGCAGCCCACGCCGCAGCGGTTCATCATCGAGATTTCGAGCCAGGAAAAAACTCGCTTCGGCGGCCAAGCTTTCGGCTTCCTTGGCCAGCGGCACGACCACTATGAACGGACGGCGCAAGCTTAGCGCGGCCTCGGCCAAGAACAAGGGTGTGGCTGCGCCTTTCAGTCCGGTCAGGATAACACGCCGATCGAGGCCGCCCTCGACGCGAGCGCTCAACTCCGAAACCGCTTCTTTTAGACTACGTTCCATCTACTTTCTTAATCTGCCACGTCCCGAACTGCGCGAGATCGAGCCAAACAACACGTTTGTTCCGAGGTCCGATGCGCGAGCCAGCGGTTGACTACTCGGTGCCCGAGGCCGCAACCTGATGGGCTGGGCCCAGCCGTACCCCAATCTGGACGCTCTTGGGCTTATCGATAACCTTAGTGGTGTCCCGGATTACCGTCAGCCAGGCTGTGTCGCCGGCCTTAAGCCGAGCCAACTGTTCGGCGAGATCCTGCTCGCTGGAGACCCGCCGGTCATCTACCGCTACAATCAAATCGCCGGTCTTGCCCAATTGGCCGGTCTTCTTGAGCAGCGGCATCATGATGAATTCCGCCGGCCCCAACAGCGCGCCGGCGGTGGCGCCGCTGGCACCTAGCGAAGTCGGATTGGTGGCCGGACGTAGGCCGGCGGCCGCCGCCGGACTGCCCGCATCCACGCTGATAACCTCCAACCCATGGACCGCGCCGCCGGTATAGTCCAGTTCGTAGGGATGAACGGCTACGCCGAGATAGGGTAGCGGCCCAGTCGGCATCGCGGGCTGCGTCGGCCGCACCGGCTGAAAGTAAGGCTCATAGCGCGCGTCGGGAGATTCATTGTTGAGATAGAGGTTGACGTCATTATGCTGAGCCTGATCGGCGGGCAGCGGTGCCGCCACGCTAGCCGGGGACGAAATGGAGGGTGGTGCGGGTGACGGCGCCATTGCCGGAACCTGGGGTTTGATCACCAGAGTTTGATCGGAGCCGCTCTGGGCAAAGCATAGACACGGCAGCACCGCTAGCATGAGCGCCAACAGACCAGAGCGGAAAACCAAAGTACGCATCACAGTGAATCGTTGTAAATATAAGCAGTATTGTTACTCCTCTCAAGTTGCGCGTGCAGCTAAGACAGGCGGACCTCGATCACGCTCTCCGGAGTGACCACAAGTACACATAACCTGTGGCCGTCGCGAGATTGGCGGATCGGCTGTCGCTGGCCACCAAGGCAAACCGCCTCACACTGCCGCGTTGCCACCCGGGCATAGGCGCTCTCTCCAGGGTAATCGCTCGACGCTCGGTCAGCCATCGGCGCGCATCACGGCGTAGTTTGATCGCTATGGGATACTAGACGTAGCTTTTGGTGCTCTTGTACGAAAATCTGATTTTATGGAATGACGCATTTCAGCAACTGCGGTAATCGCGTTCGAGCTCATCGTGGCGCGAGTGCACGCCTCGCTGTGGGCCGACCTGGCCAAGCGCGGCGTCGCGGTAGGCGAGCGCGACCTGATGATCGGTGCCACCGCTATCGCGAAGGATTATGCCATCGCTCCCCGCGATGAACGGAGCTTTTCGAAAATGCCAGGCCTTAGGGTGCGGCGCCTGTGATGGAAGTGGCGCGCCCCTCGCCGACCCGCGATGGTCTGCCCGGTGCACCTACCGCCGCCACATTGGGCAAGGGCTTGTGAGTCTCCAGGCGGCCTGTTAATCGCTTGAGCGATGAAGATTGTGATTGGAATGGCGCTGACTCCTTTTCAGCGGGCGCTGCTCGAGCAGGCCGCGCCTGAGGCCCAAATTGTCGCGCTTTCGGGACAAGCCCGCCCCACTCTACGCTTCCCCGAGCAACTTATCTCCGAGCTAGCCGATTGCGATGTGCTCGGATGCTACGCCGTGCCGGCCAACCTGCCCATCCTGGCTCCGCGCCTACGCCTGATCCAGATGATGTTCGCCGGCATCGACGGCGCTGCCAACGATCCAGCTACGATGGCCAGCTCGATTCCATTGACCAACGTCAGCGGAGTACACGGGGCGGTAATTGCCGAGTACATCGTGATGTCGATTCTCGCCTACGCCCATCAGCTCCAGCGCTGTTTACGCGCCCAGGTACGCAAGCAATGGATCGGGGTGCACGAATTCGCCACCTCGGTCGAGCCGGTACGAGGCAAGACCCTGGCAATCCTGGGGTATGGGTCCATCGGCCGCCAGACCGCACGGTTGGCACAAGGGCTGGGAATGGAAGTGTTGGCGCTCAAGCGCGACCCGGAAGAGCATCGCGATTTCGGCTGGAGCCTGCCCGGTTGCGGCGACCCCATGGGCGAGATTCCACGCGCCTGGTTCGGTCCCGAGCAGCGCGCGGAGATCCTGGCGCAAAGCGATTTTGTCGCCCTCACCCTGCCGCTGACTCCCGCCACCCATCATTTTCTGGGGGCGCGGGAATTCGCGGCGATGAAACCCGGCGCCTATGTGGTCAACGTCGGCCGCGGCCCGGTAATCGATCAGGTTGCGTTGATCGAGGCCCTGCGCGGCGGCCGCCTGGGCGGCGCCGGGCTCGACGTGATGGTGCCTGAACCGCTCAATCCCGACAGCCCCCTGTGGGAAATGGAACAGGTGCTGCTCACGCCGCACATGTCGGGCGCGCGCAAAGGCTATATCGACGACGCCTGCCGGATCTTCGCCGACAATCTGCGCCGCCTGCAAAGCGGCCAGCCGCTGGTCAACCTGGTCGATCGCGCGTTGGGGTATTGAAGGCCTTGAAACACCCTGGCAATCCCAGCGCAGCCATCAGCTAAGCGAGCTGGCGCAGCGCGATCTTTTCCTTACCAATAAGCGACTGGTGTTCCTGGGCGAGCCTAACACCATGGTAATTTTATGGCGGCATCTACTGTCGGCTACCGCGGATCTGGCCTCCATCGAGGTCGCCAGCAGCAAACTGGATGCGCCGATCTATCTGACTGTCAGGAATCCGGTCCTGTGGACCGCGCTGATTCGCTGGATCAGCTCGAGCGAGGTGAGCCAGCCCGCCTTGGCGCCTGGCACCGAACTTACCCTCACCCGCGAGGGTAGCGGCGTTGAGCAGCGCGTCTGGCTCTCGGTCAAGGTTCCCGACGAACTAACCAAGTAGCCCTCCGATCGCCTCATAGATGTTCCCCTACGTGCTCACTGCGCAAGGCTGCGCAGATGCTCCAGCAGGCGCTCCTTGAGATTGCCGAAGGGGCCGTTGGACATCACCAGCACCACATCGCCGGACCTGACGTCCTCCTCAATCTTCGCCAGCACGTCATCATTACTGGCGCAGGCCACCGCGCGCGGACCGCGCTGGCTAATGTCCCGCGCCAGGCGGTCGACGGCCAGCCGCTGGTCAGGCGGGATCGGATCGTTCTCCTTGAAATAGACCGGCGCCAGATAAACCCGCGCCGCGCCGTCGAAGGCGCAGGCAAACTCGCCCTGGAACACGCTGCGCCGGCTGGTGTTGGAGCGCGGCTCGAAGGCGGCCAGGATGCGGCGGCCGGAAAAGCGCGCGCCGATCGCGGCCAGGGTGGCCGCGATCGCGCTGGGATGGTGGGCGAAGTCGTCCACCACCGTGATCCCATCGACTTCGCCCACCACCTCCTGCCGGCGCACCACGCCGGCGAAGGAGGCCAGCCCGGCCACGATCTCCTCGCGCTCAAGCCCCATTGTCGCCAGCAGCACATAGACCCCCAGCGCATTGGCGACGTTCATCAGGCCCCAGGTGGGAACGTTCACCCCTTGGGCGACCGCCCGCCCCTCGCACAGCACGTCGAAGCGTGTGCCCGCGGCTTCCGGTGTTATTCCCGCCGCGCGATATTCTCCGGCCTCGAGGCCGTAGGTAATTCGCCTTGCGCGAGTGGCCGCGCTGACTTCCAGCGCGCGGGGCTGGTCGGCGCAGACCACCAGCACCGCCCGCGGCTCCTGCGCCGCGACCATCGCGGCGAAAGCCTCCTTCACCTGGTCGAGATCGCGATAGATGTCCGCATGATCGAATTCCAGCGAGGTCAGGATCGCGCCGGCGGGATGGTAATGGATAAACTTGGGTCGCTTGTCGAAGAAGGCGCTGTCGTATTCGTCCCCCTCGATGACGAAATCCTGCCCCTGTCCCAGCCGATAGTTGGCGGCTAGATTGCGGCTGATACCGCCTACCAGCACGCTGGGGTCGCGCCCGGCCGCGATCAACGCCTGCGCCAGCATCGAGGTCGAGGTGGTCTTACCGTGGGTGCCGCAGACCATCAGCGGACGCCGATGGCGCAGGAAAAAATGCCACAGCGCCTCGGGCATCGAGAGATACGCAAGCCCACTTTGCATCAGCGCCACGGCCTCTGGATTGCTCCGCGTCACCACGTTGCCGACGATCACCAAGTCGGGCGCGGGAACCAGGTTTTGTGCCGCATAGCCCTCGCGGGCACGGATTCCCAACCGTGCCAGCAGCGAACGGGTCGGCTCGTACAGCGCGGCGTCGGAGCCGCTGACCTGGTAACCTTGCTCGAACAGCATCCCGGCCAGCGCCGCCATCGCGGTACCACCGATCCCGATAAGATGAATCCGGCGGGGATGGGGCGGGACGGCACTCAGTCGCACAGCCCCCTGAGCATCAATCGCTGCCATCGAGTACTTCCATTATACGGTCGTGGATCAGGGGGCGAAATTCCCGGATCGCTTCATTGTCGCGCCGCGGATGGACGCGGTTGGTGAGCAGAGTGAT of the Candidatus Binataceae bacterium genome contains:
- a CDS encoding PDZ domain-containing protein — protein: MRTLVFRSGLLALMLAVLPCLCFAQSGSDQTLVIKPQVPAMAPSPAPPSISSPASVAAPLPADQAQHNDVNLYLNNESPDARYEPYFQPVRPTQPAMPTGPLPYLGVAVHPYELDYTGGAVHGLEVISVDAGSPAAAAGLRPATNPTSLGASGATAGALLGPAEFIMMPLLKKTGQLGKTGDLIVAVDDRRVSSEQDLAEQLARLKAGDTAWLTVIRDTTKVIDKPKSVQIGVRLGPAHQVAASGTE
- a CDS encoding D-2-hydroxyacid dehydrogenase; this translates as MKIVIGMALTPFQRALLEQAAPEAQIVALSGQARPTLRFPEQLISELADCDVLGCYAVPANLPILAPRLRLIQMMFAGIDGAANDPATMASSIPLTNVSGVHGAVIAEYIVMSILAYAHQLQRCLRAQVRKQWIGVHEFATSVEPVRGKTLAILGYGSIGRQTARLAQGLGMEVLALKRDPEEHRDFGWSLPGCGDPMGEIPRAWFGPEQRAEILAQSDFVALTLPLTPATHHFLGAREFAAMKPGAYVVNVGRGPVIDQVALIEALRGGRLGGAGLDVMVPEPLNPDSPLWEMEQVLLTPHMSGARKGYIDDACRIFADNLRRLQSGQPLVNLVDRALGY
- a CDS encoding Mur ligase family protein gives rise to the protein MAAIDAQGAVRLSAVPPHPRRIHLIGIGGTAMAALAGMLFEQGYQVSGSDAALYEPTRSLLARLGIRAREGYAAQNLVPAPDLVIVGNVVTRSNPEAVALMQSGLAYLSMPEALWHFFLRHRRPLMVCGTHGKTTSTSMLAQALIAAGRDPSVLVGGISRNLAANYRLGQGQDFVIEGDEYDSAFFDKRPKFIHYHPAGAILTSLEFDHADIYRDLDQVKEAFAAMVAAQEPRAVLVVCADQPRALEVSAATRARRITYGLEAGEYRAAGITPEAAGTRFDVLCEGRAVAQGVNVPTWGLMNVANALGVYVLLATMGLEREEIVAGLASFAGVVRRQEVVGEVDGITVVDDFAHHPSAIAATLAAIGARFSGRRILAAFEPRSNTSRRSVFQGEFACAFDGAARVYLAPVYFKENDPIPPDQRLAVDRLARDISQRGPRAVACASNDDVLAKIEEDVRSGDVVLVMSNGPFGNLKERLLEHLRSLAQ